In a genomic window of Pelodiscus sinensis isolate JC-2024 chromosome 32, ASM4963464v1, whole genome shotgun sequence:
- the LOC142823164 gene encoding uncharacterized protein LOC142823164, producing MPPKRTKGNVSQGLSQKKSLKNQKKSDKLQKSNLGKSAIRGRGVRKSKDTVIHQKTYAGEKLNICIECGKSFTQSSDLLNHQRTHTGEKPYKCIDCGKNFSVSSNLSRHQKTHTGEKPYNCSDCGKNFTDKSTLTQHQRIHTGEKPYKCIDCGKTFSRSSQHKKHLRSPPAKRQDKSTHQESATVGKVKETKVSKKKHLTIEIPNTCAECWQSFTQNSDLVKHMRIHTGEKPYECPDCGKRFNVSSNLIRHQRIHTGEKPYTCSDCGKSFTDKSTLTQHHRIHTGEKPYACAYCGKSFSRSSHHKRHERTHSGENPVSFLPLWPYPSQTY from the coding sequence ATGCCTCCGAAGCGAACCAAAGGAAACGTTTCACAGGGGCTGAGCCAGAAGAAGTCCCTCAAGAATCAGAAGAAGTCAGACAAGCTACAGAAGAGCAATCTGGGTAAATCTGCCATCCGAGGGAGAGGCGTGAGGAAGAGCAAAGACACTGTCATCCACCAGAAAACATATGCAGGAGAGAAGCTGAACATCTGCAtcgagtgtgggaaaagcttcacccAGAGTTCAGACCTTCTGAACcatcagagaacccacacggGGGAGAAGCCCTATAAATGCATCGACTGCGGAAAAAACTTCAGTGTCAGCTCCAACCTGAGTCGACACCAGaaaacccacacaggggagaaaccctacaACTGCTCCGACTGCGGGAAAAACTTCACAGACAAGTCGACCCTGACTCagcaccagcgcatccacacaggtgagaagcccTACAAATGCATCGACTGTGGGAAAACCTTCAGCCGCAGCTCCCAGCACAAGAAACATCTGAGGAGCCCTCCGGCAAAGAGGCAGGACAAAAGCACCCACCAGGAAAGTGCCACTGTTGGGAAGGTGAAAGAAACTAAAGTATCTAAGAAAAAACACCTGACCATCGAGATCCCCAACACATGCGCCGAGTGCTGGCAGAGCTTTACCCAGAACTCGGACCTGGTCAAACACATGCGGATCCACACGGGCGAGAAACCCTACGAGTGTCCCGACTGCGGGAAAAGATTCAACGTCAGCTCCAACCTGATCAGACACCAGAGgatccacacgggagagaaaccctacaCATGCTCTGACTGCGGTAAAAGCTTCACTGACAAATCCACCCTCACCCAGCACCACCGGATCCACACAGGCGAGAAGCCCTATGCATGTGCttattgtgggaaaagcttcagtcgcaGCTCCCACCACAAGAGACACGAGAGAACCCACTCTGGGGAGAACCCCGTGTCCTTCCTGCCCTTGTGGCCCTACCCCAGCCAGACATACTGA
- the LOC106731406 gene encoding zinc finger BED domain-containing protein 6-like — translation MKRNNHSSRGWRNSSTKQPRLSPRQHAASLSHSAGLGLSSQPCLTASRRSPRSTRQKYSLAEPAVAGVLGESGTGASLFLPEGVAQVVKSEADEDGASVAGEAGSSGGDTLSGYSSGVDGEAPSEPATPEGMEEEEDEEEEEEDEEEESDRLGRPSPQEGGAQHPMLIASYFTGVLKPGDLPLWSGGDLSAGARASTGSGRAERSSHGIGPLATCLPAAATQGPAPRRYHRQKSWVWEYFSIDPGNPTRVTCMICQQMVKRGTDPKRLGTSSLGNHIKHNHSVVYMRQKHLGGPQPGGAEPPHAPRGAAPKCKQRSGTGRAPPVPRAPGSIYAQLSLQESSARGSKYPRAHPRALALNAACAKMLALDLLPFSHVEGEGFREMMAVAAPRWQVPSRSFFSKKAVPELGRAVKMAALQALGGCEGGRVHLAVDVWTGGQSTDYLSVSAHWVSMSNSSILRQHATLTLCGLEKPHSPGQVLERLRGVVREWLLPLSLSSGFVASDDSQSVRRALRDGGFPRVSCLARCLGRVVREFLRSSEEVERVLAAARTICAHAGRSAAARHLLRELQAENQLPRRRLEKEAGAQWGSTLHMLERLYEQRAAVQAFCLRLSAPRDAGLHPPHWPLVRTLCQILRPLDDATALVSGAEASLSQAIPLLCLLEKKLLSLVRQYEGEGEETGQVLAHGLLQALRGHRLTAEIRTQEHYILATYLDPRFKNSMASFLPEGEGGLPRWTQRLVDEVAQNIRVARDRRQAPQQQQREGSRGRSLWDSLEDFGLIRAAPVLMDSAKAQAAQMVEGYLQDTVVLSASAEPLLYWQLKRDVWLPLFQVAVQHLSCPPSSRYAEQLFATGGAIVRNRRASPATGSVESLALIRMNKHLLPRACQGREHAASGRDSATQDVEEEDEEEEEIEEEEEEEEEDDMEGL, via the coding sequence atgaagaggaataatcacagcagcagaggctggagaaacTCGTCCACCAAGCAGCCACGCTTAAGCCCCCGGCAACATGCAGCCAGCCTCAGCCACAGTGCCGGCCTAGGGCTGTCCTCACAGCCGTGCCTGACTGCCAGCCGCCGGTCACCCCGATCCACCAGGCAGAAATACAGCTTGGCTGAGCCCGCCGTAGCTGGTGTCCTAGGGGAGTCAGGCACCGGGgcatccctcttcctcccagaggGGGTAGCGCAGGTTGTCAAGTCGGAGGCCGATGAGGATGGAGCCAGcgtggcaggggaggcaggctCGTCCGGGGGTGACACACTTTCAGGCTATTCCTCCGGGGTGGACGGGGAAGCTCCCAGTGAGCCAGCGACcccggagggcatggaggaggaggaggacgaagaagaggaggaggaggacgaggaggaagAGAGTGATAGGCTGGGGCGCCCTAGCCCGCAGGAAGGGGGCGCCCAGCATCCGATGCTGATTGCCTCGTATTTCACCGGTGTCCTGAAGCCGGGTGATCTGCCCCTCTGGAGCGGGGGCGACCTTAGTGCCGGGGCGCGGGCGAGCACAGGGAGTGGCAGGGCTGAGCGCTCATCCCACGGCATCGGCCCCCTggccacctgcctgcctgcagcgGCCACGCAGGGCCCTGCTCCCCGGAGGTACCACCGGCAGAAATCGTGGGTGTGGGAGTATTTCTCCATTGACCCCGGCAACCCCACCCGCGTCACTTGCATGATCTGCCAGCAGATGGTGAAGCGCGGGACGGACCCCAAGCGGCTGGGCACGTCCTCGCTGGGAAACCACATCAAGCACAACCACAGCGTCGTCTACATGCGTCAGAAGCACTTGGGGGGCCCGCAGCCTGGCggggcagagcccccccatgcACCACGTGGGGCTGCCCCGAAGTGCAAGCAGCGGAGTGGCACAGGCCgggcccccccagtgcccagggcACCTGGGAGCATTTACGCCCAGCTGTCCCTCCAGGAGAGCTCCGCGAGGGGCAGCAAGTACCCGCGGGCCCACCCCCGGGCTCTGGCACTGAATGCCGCCTGTGCCAAGATGCTGGCCCTGGAcctcctgcctttctcccacGTGGAGGGCGAGGGCTTCCGGGAGATGATGGCGGTGGCCGCCCCACGCTGGCAGGTGCCCAGTCGCTCCTTCTTCTCCAAGAAGGCTGTGCCGGAGCTGGGCCGGGCCGTGAAGATGGCGGCgctccaagccctggggggctGCGAGGGCGGCCGCGTGCACCTGGCGGTGGATGTGTGGACGGGTGGGCAAAGCACCGACTACCTGTCCGTCAGCGCCCACTGGGTGAGCATGAGCAACAGCAGCATCTTGCGCCAGCACGCCACCCTCACCCTCTGCGGCCTGGAGAAGCCGCACAGCCCTGGGCAGGTGCTGGAGCGGCTGCGGGGGGTCGTCCGGGAgtggctgctgcctctctccctctcctcggGCTTCGTGGCCTCGGACGACAGCCAGAGCGTGCGCCGGGCGCTGCGAGACGGCGGCTtcccccgtgtctcctgcctggCACGCTGCCTGGGCCGGGTGGTGCGGGAGTTCCTCCGCAGCAGCGAGGAGGTGGAGCGGGTGCTGGCGGCGGCGCGGACGATCTGTGCCCACGCAGGGCGCTCCGCCGCTGCCCGCCACTTGCTGCGGGAGCTGCAGGCGGAGAATCAGCTGCCGCGGCGCCGGCTGGAGAAGGAGGCGGGGGCGCAGTGGGGCTCCACCCTGCACATGCTGGAGCGGCTGTATGAGCAGCGGGCTGCTGTCCAGGCCTTCTGCCTGCGCCTTTCCGCCCCGCGGGATGCTGGGCTGCACCCGCCCCACTGGCCCCTCGTCCGCACCTTGTGCCAGATCCTGCGGCCTCTCGACGACGCCACTGCGCTGGTGAGCGGGGCCGAGGCCAGCCTCAGCCAAGCCATCCCgctgctgtgcctgctggagaagAAGCTGCTGTCGCTGGTGCGGCAGTACGAGGGCGAGGGCGAGGAGACGGGCCAGGTGCTGGCCCACGGCTTGCTGCAAGCCCTGCGGGGCCACCGGCTGACGGCGGAGATCCGCACGCAGGAGCATTACATCCTGGCCACCTACCTGGACCCCCGCTTCAAGAACAGCATGGCCTCCTTCCTGCCCGAAGGGgagggcgggctgccccgctggACGCAGCGGCTCGTCGACGAGGTGGCCCAGAACATCCGGGTGGCCCGTGACCGGCGACAGgccccgcagcagcagcagcgcgagGGCAGCCGGGGCCGGTCCCTGTGGGACAGCTTGGAGGACTTTGGCCTCATCCGGGCGGCCCCGGTGCTCATGGACTCCGCCAAGGCCCAGGCGGCCCAGATGGTGGAGGGCTACCTGCAGGACACCGTGGTCCTGTCGGCCAGCGCCGAGCCCTTGCTGTACTGGCAGCTCAAACGGGACGTGTGGCTGCCCCTCTTCCAAGTGgctgtgcagcacctcagctgcccgCCCTCCAGCCGCTACGCCGAGCAGCTCTTCGCCACGGGGGGGGCCATCGTGCGGAACAGGCGGGCGAGCCCGGCCACCGGCAGCGTGGAGAGCCTGGCCCTCATCAGAATGAACAAGCACCTGCTCCCAcgggcgtgccaggggcgggaGCATGCAGCCAGTGGCAGGGACTCGGCCACACAGGACGTGGAGGAGgaagacgaggaggaggaggaaatagaggaggaggaggaggaggaggaggaagatgacatGGAGGGACTCTGA